The Psychrobacillus sp. FSL K6-4046 DNA window ATGGAAAATAGACAAAACGAGTTTAGAATGAATCTAGAGATGGGTGGGGGTAGTCTATTCGATGTAGGCTGTTATTGCATCCATGCCATTCGATATATGACCGGAGCAGAACCTGTTAGGGTGCATTGTATGGCAGATCTAGATAAGGAAACTAACGTTGACATAAGTGCATTCGGTACTTTACAGCTAGACAATGGTATTCATGCTACGTTTAATTGTAGCTTTGACATGGCTGGGAGAAATGAATATGAAATAGTGGGTTCTAAAGGAACGATTAAAGTGCTGTATGCATTTCGTCCTGACCAAAACGGCGGCTTAGGTAAAATAATGATTCAACAAGATGACATGACAAGTGAAGAAAATATTCCTGGTGATCTTTATCGAATAGAGGTCGAACATTTCTCCAATGCTATTTTAACGAATACAAATCCCGAGGTGACAGGCGAATTTAGTATTGGAAACATGCGTGTAATGGAGGCCTGCCTGGAGTCGATTAAAACGGGAAAAATTATGCAGATGGTAAATTAACAAAATACAGAAAGAAAAGCTAAACTCTTACTAGAACAGTTGTAAGAGTTTAGCTCTTCTTTTTTTAAAGACTCATTCTGTTTCCTTATAAACAAAGTAATCAAAATCAGCAGGGATGCTTTGACCAGATGTATCCTGACATTGCATACCAACAAATGCCCCCGTAAAAAATCCTCCGCCACGAATATAGTCATCGGATAATTTATGGGAAGCAAAAGAAAGAGGAATCGTTGTCCAATGATCACCATCCAATGAATACGAGTATTCATAAATAGATGTCTTAACCTCTACACGTAGATATACATACTCTGCATCTTCAGGTAGGACAATCTCTT harbors:
- a CDS encoding Gfo/Idh/MocA family oxidoreductase, with protein sequence MEKKIRWGVLSKARIAREQLIPAIQRAGNAELVAIASRGSKVHEVAKELEINIAYESYEELLANPTIDAIYIPLPNHLHKEWVIKAAKAGKHVLCEKPISLTSQEAIEIIEVCKEQNVKFMEAFMYQLHPQHTRVKELISSGVIGEIKLVTASHSFYMENRQNEFRMNLEMGGGSLFDVGCYCIHAIRYMTGAEPVRVHCMADLDKETNVDISAFGTLQLDNGIHATFNCSFDMAGRNEYEIVGSKGTIKVLYAFRPDQNGGLGKIMIQQDDMTSEENIPGDLYRIEVEHFSNAILTNTNPEVTGEFSIGNMRVMEACLESIKTGKIMQMVN